One Deinococcus grandis DNA window includes the following coding sequences:
- a CDS encoding substrate-binding periplasmic protein translates to MAAVLAGLLGSAAAQQDPNSPTSTTGLLRTSPNLTFCLDQQNPMWRFEQDLATRVAAALGRKAEFYVHRTPLPGVDTSPQPLDRTELMRLFAHRCDVYPGLVGSTTPAFDYPADEQMYATRPYLKVSYLFVSRDPKVRSLAQLPKSLPVSMERQGVPAYMMYATRRGQFTERPVNTAARLVADLRGGQARVGMVFASQLYPRVPDLAKAGLSAQPVAGLPNMSWYVIYGLRRDRPALRSQLDGALTRLISRGEVQKLLVKHGLARPGMAAAAVTDRRPQSESFKDD, encoded by the coding sequence ATGGCGGCCGTCCTGGCCGGGCTGCTGGGAAGCGCGGCGGCGCAGCAGGACCCGAATTCTCCGACGAGCACGACGGGGCTGCTGCGGACCAGTCCGAACCTGACGTTCTGCCTGGATCAGCAGAATCCCATGTGGCGGTTCGAGCAGGACCTGGCGACGCGGGTGGCGGCGGCGCTGGGCCGCAAGGCGGAGTTCTACGTGCACCGCACGCCGCTGCCGGGCGTGGATACCAGTCCGCAGCCGCTGGACCGGACGGAACTGATGCGGCTGTTCGCGCACCGGTGCGACGTGTACCCGGGGCTGGTGGGCAGCACGACGCCGGCGTTCGACTACCCGGCGGACGAGCAGATGTACGCCACGCGGCCGTACCTGAAGGTCAGTTACCTGTTCGTGAGCCGCGACCCGAAGGTCCGGTCCCTGGCGCAGTTGCCGAAGTCGCTGCCGGTCAGCATGGAGCGTCAGGGCGTCCCGGCGTACATGATGTATGCCACGCGGCGCGGGCAGTTCACGGAACGGCCGGTGAACACGGCGGCGCGGCTGGTGGCGGACCTGCGGGGTGGGCAGGCGCGGGTGGGGATGGTGTTCGCGTCGCAGCTGTACCCGCGCGTGCCAGACCTGGCGAAGGCGGGCTTGTCGGCGCAGCCGGTGGCGGGCCTGCCGAACATGTCGTGGTACGTGATCTACGGGTTGCGGCGCGACCGTCCGGCGCTGCGTTCGCAGCTGGACGGGGCGCTCACGCGGTTGATCTCGCGTGGCGAGGTGCAGAAGCTGCTGGTCAAGCATGGACTGGCGCGGCCGGGCATGGCGGCGGCGGCCGTGACGGACCGGCGGCCGCAGTCGGAGTCGTTCAAGGATGACTGA
- a CDS encoding ABC transporter permease — protein sequence MRPARHAARWLWPLAGLLSLLLGWLLLGQDTFPGPAATLAYAARESARGTLWGHVGITLWRVLLSFVLALLLGVPLGLALGRSRALAGFLAPWLAAMLSVPRILVLLAAYLLVGLNERALVGAITLILLPGVAVQVREGVRGLDPRLYGMARAFGLGRAATLRAVTWPQLTPTLLGTARLTLSLAWKMVVFGEVFGRTSGVGYMLAFAFQQFEMRALLAYGLVMTVILGAADAALGALGARSAAWRAGGTP from the coding sequence GTGCGCCCCGCGCGCCACGCCGCCCGCTGGCTGTGGCCGCTGGCCGGACTGCTGAGCCTGCTGCTGGGCTGGCTGCTGCTGGGCCAGGACACCTTCCCCGGCCCGGCCGCGACCCTGGCGTACGCGGCGCGCGAATCGGCGCGCGGGACGCTGTGGGGGCACGTGGGCATCACCCTGTGGCGCGTGCTGCTGTCGTTCGTGCTGGCCCTGCTGCTGGGCGTGCCGCTGGGGCTCGCGCTGGGCCGCTCACGCGCCCTGGCGGGCTTCCTGGCCCCCTGGCTGGCCGCGATGCTCAGCGTGCCGCGCATCCTGGTGCTGCTCGCCGCGTACCTGCTGGTCGGACTGAACGAACGGGCGCTGGTCGGCGCGATCACCCTGATCCTCCTGCCGGGCGTGGCCGTGCAGGTCCGCGAGGGCGTGCGCGGCCTCGACCCGCGCCTGTACGGCATGGCCCGAGCGTTCGGGCTGGGTCGGGCCGCCACGCTGCGCGCCGTCACGTGGCCGCAACTGACCCCCACGCTGCTCGGCACGGCGCGCCTCACGCTGTCCCTGGCGTGGAAGATGGTCGTGTTCGGCGAGGTGTTCGGCCGCACCAGCGGCGTGGGCTACATGCTGGCCTTCGCGTTCCAGCAGTTCGAGATGCGCGCCCTGCTCGCCTACGGACTGGTCATGACCGTCATCCTGGGCGCCGCCGACGCCGCGCTGGGCGCACTGGGCGCCCGCAGCGCCGCCTGGCGCGCCGGAGGCACCCCGTGA
- a CDS encoding helix-turn-helix domain-containing protein, translated as MNDRLSLERQKLISAWYRYVSREQAPQPVETTVDQEVAASWARSALTVSPERACAPIMKESDVQHVWHESPLEYGMRGLIPELRRLAEEADLIVAVGNVDGTLLWTQGSERMTDLARSINFVPGGQWGEGSVGTNALALSLRTRQPVRVFSAEHYVQTVHDWVCYSSPIRDTGSGALLGVLDISTTWEHTTPLGLASARHYAAQIELAIQGRPVTPAAGLNLAFCGSPRVTFGGQRLHLTPRQHELLCVLSLNPGGLTLDALHAHVYGDQPISLSTLKSEVSTLRSLLGGQIASRPYRLSVPITLDVQRIEELLLAGRVSEAADLYDGPLLPHSASPLLTYWREYLDAALREAVCRSGDPDLLWRYASRFDDPECLDTLEDLLPEGDHRRPIARARRAALDAAF; from the coding sequence ATGAATGACAGATTGTCGCTGGAACGACAGAAACTGATCAGCGCCTGGTACCGGTACGTGTCCCGTGAACAGGCGCCCCAGCCGGTCGAGACGACCGTGGACCAGGAGGTCGCCGCGTCGTGGGCGCGGTCGGCGCTGACCGTGTCGCCGGAGCGCGCGTGCGCGCCGATCATGAAGGAATCCGACGTGCAGCACGTCTGGCACGAGAGCCCCCTGGAGTACGGCATGCGCGGCCTGATTCCCGAACTGCGCCGCCTCGCGGAGGAGGCGGACCTGATCGTCGCGGTCGGAAACGTGGACGGCACGCTGCTGTGGACGCAGGGCAGCGAACGCATGACCGACCTGGCGCGCAGCATCAACTTCGTGCCCGGCGGGCAGTGGGGCGAGGGCAGCGTCGGCACGAACGCGCTGGCGCTGTCGCTGCGCACCCGGCAGCCCGTGCGGGTGTTCAGCGCCGAGCATTACGTGCAGACCGTGCACGACTGGGTGTGCTACTCCAGTCCCATCCGGGATACCGGGAGCGGGGCGCTGCTGGGCGTGCTGGACATCAGCACCACCTGGGAGCACACCACGCCGCTGGGACTGGCCAGCGCCCGGCACTACGCCGCGCAGATCGAACTGGCCATCCAGGGGCGGCCGGTCACGCCCGCCGCCGGGCTGAACCTGGCGTTCTGCGGGTCGCCGCGCGTGACGTTCGGCGGGCAGCGGCTGCACCTGACGCCCCGGCAGCACGAGCTGCTGTGCGTGCTGTCCCTGAATCCGGGTGGCCTGACGCTGGACGCGCTGCACGCGCACGTGTACGGCGACCAGCCGATCAGTCTGAGCACCCTGAAATCCGAGGTCAGCACCCTGCGGTCCCTGCTGGGCGGGCAGATCGCGTCGCGGCCGTACCGGCTGAGTGTCCCGATCACGCTGGACGTGCAGCGCATCGAGGAACTGCTGCTGGCCGGGCGCGTGAGCGAGGCCGCCGACCTGTACGACGGGCCGCTGCTGCCGCACTCGGCGTCGCCGCTCTTGACCTACTGGCGCGAGTACCTCGACGCGGCGCTGCGCGAGGCGGTGTGCCGGTCGGGCGACCCGGACCTGCTGTGGCGCTACGCGTCCCGTTTCGACGATCCGGAATGCCTGGACACCCTCGAAGACCTGCTGCCCGAAGGTGACCACCGCCGCCCGATCGCACGGGCGCGCCGCGCGGCACTGGACGCCGCCTTCTGA
- a CDS encoding ABC transporter ATP-binding protein, translating to MTEPGGAVIEARDVRFAYGDVQALRGVTLAVPRGSFFALLGPNGAGKSTFVSLLSTLLPLQGGDLRVAGLDVHRSAGAVRRALGLVFQEPSLDERLTVLENLEFHGQIYGMPGRARRARAQEVLGIVELLEWQNATARILSRGMKRRLEIARGVMHRPELLILDEPTTGLDVQSRRAVWSYLDSLRAQTGVSLLLTTHQIEEAEGADLVAVVDRGEVLALGAPDDLRAGLGMVVTLRGVPDDLRAALLGGPFTAGAAGSLVARVPDAGPLLSELGPQLHRLGGVSAQPASLEDVFLNLTGRALREERPVVGVGAASPVDGRGFR from the coding sequence ATGACTGAACCGGGCGGGGCGGTGATCGAGGCGCGGGACGTGCGTTTCGCGTACGGGGACGTGCAGGCGTTGCGGGGCGTGACCCTCGCGGTGCCGCGCGGATCGTTCTTCGCGCTGCTGGGCCCGAACGGGGCCGGGAAGAGTACGTTCGTGTCGCTGCTCAGTACGCTGCTGCCCCTGCAGGGGGGTGACCTGCGGGTGGCGGGACTGGACGTGCACCGCTCGGCGGGCGCGGTGCGCCGGGCGCTGGGGCTGGTGTTTCAGGAACCCAGCCTGGACGAGCGGCTGACGGTGCTGGAGAACCTGGAGTTCCACGGGCAGATCTACGGCATGCCGGGCCGGGCGCGGCGGGCGCGGGCGCAGGAGGTGCTGGGGATTGTGGAGCTGCTGGAGTGGCAGAACGCCACGGCGCGCATCCTGTCGCGCGGCATGAAACGCCGCCTGGAGATCGCGCGGGGCGTCATGCACCGCCCGGAACTGCTGATCTTGGACGAACCGACGACCGGGCTGGACGTGCAGAGCCGCCGGGCGGTGTGGTCGTACCTGGACTCACTGCGGGCGCAGACGGGCGTGTCGCTGCTGCTGACCACGCATCAGATCGAGGAGGCCGAGGGTGCGGATCTGGTGGCGGTCGTGGACCGGGGCGAGGTGCTGGCGCTGGGCGCGCCGGATGACCTGCGCGCGGGGCTGGGCATGGTGGTGACGCTGCGGGGCGTGCCGGACGACCTGCGCGCGGCCCTGCTGGGCGGGCCGTTCACGGCGGGCGCGGCGGGGTCGCTGGTGGCACGCGTGCCGGACGCGGGGCCGCTGCTGTCGGAGCTGGGGCCGCAGCTGCACCGGCTGGGGGGCGTGAGTGCGCAGCCCGCCAGTCTGGAGGACGTGTTCCTGAACCTGACGGGGCGGGCGCTGCGCGAGGAGCGGCCGGTCGTGGGGGTGGGCGCGGCGTCGCCCGTGGACGGCCGGGGGTTCCGGTGA
- a CDS encoding MFS transporter, producing the protein MNPPAPRLRPNAALALLALSVVLSMSPWFSAAAALPQLREGWGLNAFQGSWLTLAVQLGFVAGAVVSAALNLADRTQPRVLIAAGALTAALANAALLLGPGLVGALLARAAVGAALALVYPPALRAMSAYFTRGRGLALGVMVGALTLGSASPHLVNALGGADWRVVVGVTSALAALGGLLALPVPPGPLATKAPPFRPAQAWRVLTARGPALATLGYLGHMWELYAMWTWFALFYGGVLSGAGAPDATRGAALATFSVVGLGALGCVVGGVLGDRWGRTRLTELAMWLSGGAALVLAALVVGGASPGAVLAVSLFWGFWIIADSAQFSTVVSEIAPGEYVGTALTAQLALGFTLTAVTIALVPLLLPHLGWGGLFTLWALGPLLGALAMRALRATPDAARIADGRG; encoded by the coding sequence ATGAACCCGCCGGCGCCGCGCCTGCGTCCGAACGCGGCGCTGGCGCTGCTGGCCCTGAGTGTCGTGCTGAGCATGAGTCCGTGGTTCAGCGCGGCGGCCGCGCTGCCGCAGCTGCGTGAAGGCTGGGGCCTGAACGCCTTTCAGGGCTCGTGGCTGACGCTGGCGGTGCAACTGGGTTTCGTTGCGGGCGCGGTGGTCAGCGCCGCCCTGAACCTCGCGGACCGGACGCAACCGCGCGTGCTGATCGCCGCCGGGGCACTGACGGCGGCCCTGGCGAACGCGGCGCTGCTGCTGGGGCCGGGGCTGGTGGGGGCGCTGCTGGCACGCGCGGCCGTCGGGGCGGCCCTGGCGCTCGTGTACCCTCCGGCGCTGCGGGCCATGAGTGCGTACTTCACGCGCGGCCGGGGTCTGGCGCTGGGGGTCATGGTGGGCGCCCTGACGCTCGGCTCGGCCAGTCCGCACCTGGTCAACGCGCTGGGCGGCGCGGACTGGCGGGTGGTGGTGGGTGTCACCAGTGCGCTGGCGGCGCTGGGGGGCCTGCTGGCCCTGCCGGTCCCGCCGGGCCCACTGGCGACGAAAGCCCCGCCGTTCCGTCCGGCGCAGGCGTGGCGGGTCCTGACGGCGCGCGGCCCGGCCCTGGCGACCCTCGGGTACCTGGGGCACATGTGGGAGCTGTACGCCATGTGGACCTGGTTCGCGCTGTTCTACGGCGGCGTGCTGAGCGGCGCGGGCGCCCCGGACGCCACGCGCGGCGCGGCGCTGGCCACGTTCAGCGTGGTCGGTCTGGGCGCGCTGGGCTGCGTGGTGGGGGGCGTGCTGGGCGACCGCTGGGGCCGCACGCGCCTGACGGAACTGGCGATGTGGCTGTCCGGCGGCGCGGCGCTGGTCCTGGCGGCGCTGGTGGTGGGCGGCGCGTCGCCGGGGGCGGTGCTGGCCGTCAGTCTGTTCTGGGGGTTCTGGATCATCGCGGACAGCGCGCAGTTCAGCACGGTCGTCAGTGAGATCGCACCCGGCGAGTACGTGGGGACCGCCCTGACCGCGCAGCTGGCGCTGGGGTTCACGCTGACGGCCGTGACCATCGCGCTGGTGCCGCTGTTGCTGCCGCACCTGGGCTGGGGCGGCCTGTTCACGCTGTGGGCGCTGGGGCCGCTGCTGGGGGCGCTGGCCATGCGGGCCCTGCGGGCCACGCCCGACGCTGCCCGCATCGCCGACGGTCGCGGCTGA
- a CDS encoding PQQ-dependent dehydrogenase, methanol/ethanol family, with amino-acid sequence MTDARLTNPESSNWLMTRGNYSNWGYSALGGITAKNVAGLRPVWAYSTGQTEGHEGAPIVNNGVMFITAPMNKLFALNATNGSLLWKYERELPDDITTCCDVVNRGVAVYGDLVFMGTLDSHMIAFNAKTGKIVWDRTIEDYKKRYTITSAPLVANGRLITGVHGGEYGVRGFLESMDPKTGKTQWKSYTTVESSYPAGSAATGGAPTWLTGGYDAATKTVYWGVGNPSPWMDPRRKATDDLKWSSSLIAVDVNTGKIKSGFQYSPNDAWDYDGVNEPILIDTVQGGKTVKSIVSAHRNGYLYRFDRTGGGVKYLNANKYVTVTAYKGLDKNGRPIWDPQHRPDLTKAVNACPSFLGGKNWHPAAYSPQTKLVYVPSNEWCMDIKGAQTKYAAGEAYVGAEFELNPVPNLNYVGNLQAIDPATGKRVWSQTFKAPLWGGVLTTAGGLVFTGNTAERDFNAFDARTGKKLWSFKTNSGVVGQPISYSVNGKQYVAVFSGYGGAIPLWAGPMAQLTKDTPRGGVLWVFALN; translated from the coding sequence GTGACCGACGCCCGCCTGACCAACCCGGAGTCCAGCAACTGGCTGATGACCCGCGGGAACTACAGCAACTGGGGTTACTCGGCGCTGGGGGGTATCACGGCGAAGAACGTGGCCGGGCTGCGGCCCGTGTGGGCGTACTCGACCGGGCAGACCGAGGGGCACGAGGGCGCGCCCATCGTGAACAACGGCGTGATGTTCATCACGGCGCCCATGAACAAGCTGTTCGCGCTGAACGCCACGAACGGGTCGCTGCTGTGGAAGTACGAACGCGAACTGCCGGACGACATCACCACCTGCTGTGACGTCGTGAACCGTGGCGTGGCCGTGTACGGGGACCTGGTGTTCATGGGCACGCTGGACTCGCACATGATCGCCTTCAACGCCAAGACCGGCAAGATCGTCTGGGACCGCACCATCGAGGACTACAAGAAGCGCTACACGATCACCTCGGCGCCGCTGGTCGCCAACGGTCGCCTGATCACCGGCGTGCACGGCGGCGAGTACGGCGTGCGCGGCTTCCTGGAGTCCATGGACCCCAAGACCGGCAAGACCCAGTGGAAGTCCTACACGACCGTCGAGAGCAGCTACCCGGCGGGCAGCGCCGCGACCGGCGGGGCGCCCACCTGGCTGACCGGTGGCTACGACGCGGCCACGAAGACCGTGTACTGGGGCGTCGGGAACCCCAGCCCCTGGATGGATCCGCGCCGCAAGGCCACCGACGACCTGAAGTGGAGCTCCTCGCTGATCGCGGTGGACGTGAACACCGGGAAGATCAAGAGCGGCTTCCAGTACTCCCCGAACGACGCGTGGGACTACGACGGCGTGAACGAACCGATCCTGATCGACACCGTACAGGGCGGTAAGACCGTCAAGAGCATCGTCAGCGCGCACCGCAACGGGTACCTGTACCGCTTCGACCGCACGGGCGGCGGCGTGAAGTACCTGAACGCCAACAAGTACGTGACGGTCACGGCGTACAAGGGCCTGGACAAGAACGGGCGGCCCATCTGGGATCCGCAGCACCGCCCCGACCTGACCAAGGCCGTGAACGCCTGCCCCAGCTTCCTGGGCGGGAAGAACTGGCACCCGGCGGCGTACTCCCCGCAGACGAAACTGGTGTACGTGCCCAGCAACGAGTGGTGCATGGACATCAAGGGCGCGCAGACGAAGTACGCGGCGGGCGAGGCGTACGTGGGCGCCGAGTTCGAACTGAACCCGGTCCCGAACCTGAACTACGTGGGGAACCTGCAGGCGATCGACCCGGCCACCGGGAAGCGGGTCTGGAGTCAGACCTTCAAGGCGCCGCTGTGGGGCGGGGTGCTGACCACGGCGGGCGGGCTGGTGTTCACCGGGAACACCGCCGAGCGTGACTTCAACGCCTTCGACGCCCGCACCGGGAAGAAGCTGTGGTCGTTCAAGACGAACAGTGGCGTGGTGGGGCAGCCGATCAGCTACAGCGTGAACGGCAAGCAGTACGTCGCGGTGTTCAGCGGGTACGGCGGCGCGATTCCGCTGTGGGCCGGGCCGATGGCGCAGCTGACGAAGGACACGCCGCGCGGCGGGGTGCTGTGGGTGTTCGCGCTGAACTGA
- a CDS encoding ABC transporter substrate-binding protein yields the protein MPQPTAPRARRTPIRATCALLLLLGGTAAAQKTLNVGLQAGGTLSWVTFAIQKYGIDRDLGFRLNTTTYASKDATRVALRAGDAQVVVDDFLEVTLLRQKGFPVSAIYPFSLITGGVIVPAGSDIRTVADLKGQTLGATSLTDKTLLILRAYTRRQGFDVQSAAKVASVSSPLMEQFMNRGEIQAGIPFWHHGARMVSTGKFRTLISSADLLRGLGLPQNVPLLYLVARTDADPATLRLFLKAVNQANERMKTDPAFWTAMLDANLYALPDRSQLPALRTQWAAGLPKRWTAADLNATLLLTRRMIEVAGPDVVGLTRLDTRAFNTSYRP from the coding sequence ATGCCCCAGCCCACCGCGCCCCGCGCACGCCGCACCCCCATCCGCGCCACCTGCGCGCTGCTGCTCCTGCTCGGCGGGACCGCCGCCGCCCAGAAGACCCTGAACGTTGGCCTGCAGGCCGGCGGAACACTGTCCTGGGTGACGTTCGCCATCCAGAAGTACGGCATTGACCGTGACCTGGGCTTCCGGCTGAACACCACCACCTACGCCAGCAAGGACGCCACCCGCGTCGCGCTGCGCGCCGGGGACGCCCAGGTGGTCGTGGACGACTTCCTGGAGGTCACGCTGCTGCGCCAGAAGGGCTTCCCGGTCAGCGCCATCTACCCGTTCAGCCTGATCACCGGCGGCGTGATCGTCCCCGCCGGCAGCGACATCCGCACGGTCGCCGACCTGAAGGGCCAGACGCTGGGCGCGACCAGCCTGACCGACAAGACCCTGCTGATCCTGCGCGCCTACACCCGCCGGCAGGGCTTCGACGTGCAGAGCGCCGCGAAGGTCGCCTCGGTCAGCAGTCCCCTGATGGAGCAGTTCATGAACCGCGGCGAGATCCAGGCCGGGATTCCCTTCTGGCACCACGGCGCGCGCATGGTGAGCACCGGGAAGTTCCGCACGCTGATCAGCAGCGCCGACCTGCTGCGCGGCCTGGGCCTCCCGCAGAACGTGCCGCTGCTGTACCTCGTGGCCCGCACCGACGCCGACCCCGCCACGCTGCGCCTGTTCCTGAAGGCGGTCAATCAGGCCAACGAACGCATGAAGACCGACCCGGCCTTCTGGACCGCCATGCTCGACGCGAACCTGTACGCCCTGCCCGACCGCTCGCAACTGCCCGCCCTGCGCACCCAGTGGGCGGCCGGCCTCCCGAAACGCTGGACGGCCGCCGACCTGAACGCCACGCTGCTCCTGACCCGCCGGATGATCGAGGTCGCCGGGCCGGACGTGGTGGGCCTGACCCGCCTGGACACCCGTGCGTTCAATACCTCCTACCGCCCCTGA
- a CDS encoding Rieske (2Fe-2S) protein, whose amino-acid sequence MNETNTNRRHFLKLTAATGAAVGLASTVGRAGAQAAASPAKPGDLLIYQDGAKKGQPVKLADLKVGVAVWAAVADPATKQPRDAAKGGVVIVKLASGKVKASSKPNALGDVVAYSALCTHQGCPTKEIGSLGQGKGNIICTCHGSIFDPGDNAKVLGGPAPRRLAALPLKKDDSGQLVAKAAFTGKVGS is encoded by the coding sequence ATGAATGAAACCAACACGAACCGTCGTCATTTCCTGAAACTGACCGCCGCCACCGGCGCCGCCGTCGGTCTCGCCTCCACCGTGGGCCGCGCCGGGGCGCAGGCGGCGGCGTCGCCGGCCAAACCCGGCGACCTGCTGATCTACCAGGACGGCGCCAAGAAGGGCCAGCCCGTGAAACTCGCCGACCTGAAGGTGGGCGTGGCCGTGTGGGCGGCCGTCGCCGACCCGGCCACCAAGCAGCCCCGCGACGCCGCCAAGGGTGGCGTGGTGATCGTGAAGCTCGCCAGCGGCAAGGTCAAGGCCAGCAGCAAACCCAACGCGCTGGGTGACGTGGTGGCGTACTCGGCGCTGTGCACGCACCAGGGCTGCCCCACCAAGGAGATCGGGTCGCTCGGGCAGGGCAAGGGAAACATCATCTGCACCTGCCACGGTTCGATCTTCGATCCGGGCGACAACGCCAAGGTGCTGGGCGGTCCCGCACCGCGCCGCCTGGCCGCGCTGCCGCTGAAGAAGGACGACAGCGGGCAGCTGGTCGCCAAGGCCGCGTTCACCGGCAAAGTCGGCAGCTGA
- a CDS encoding substrate-binding periplasmic protein translates to MFIVLGVLAYLGLRQLPPDNSLARVRGAGTLQVCVPPDLPPFVSPEGDGVTGQEATLVERAAARIGVPVGWNVQAGWGTAPDPVDWGLRPESCDLLAGGIVVNDETRGAMQVLPYARVGWSLLRGRGAERPAQLAVLTNHWGLVADDAFGWAQDHSGAFQAFPDARQAVAALRAGQVDGVLGLRPEVMWVAARVPGSRVSAVPELPGQTLALGMWKNNITLKRVVTAALADAGRGVDERSR, encoded by the coding sequence GTGTTCATCGTGCTGGGGGTGCTGGCGTATCTGGGGCTGCGGCAGCTGCCGCCGGACAACTCGCTGGCGCGGGTGCGGGGGGCCGGGACGCTTCAGGTGTGCGTGCCGCCGGACCTGCCGCCCTTCGTGTCGCCGGAAGGGGACGGCGTGACCGGGCAGGAGGCGACGCTGGTGGAGCGGGCCGCCGCGCGGATCGGGGTGCCGGTGGGCTGGAACGTGCAGGCGGGGTGGGGCACGGCGCCGGACCCGGTGGACTGGGGACTGCGGCCCGAGTCGTGCGACCTGCTGGCGGGCGGCATCGTGGTCAACGACGAGACGCGCGGGGCGATGCAGGTGTTGCCGTACGCGCGGGTGGGCTGGTCGTTGCTGCGCGGGCGGGGGGCCGAGCGGCCCGCGCAGCTGGCAGTCCTGACGAACCACTGGGGGCTGGTCGCGGACGACGCGTTCGGCTGGGCGCAGGATCACAGCGGGGCGTTCCAGGCGTTCCCGGACGCGCGTCAGGCGGTCGCGGCGCTGAGGGCCGGGCAGGTGGACGGCGTGCTGGGCCTGCGCCCGGAGGTGATGTGGGTGGCGGCCCGGGTGCCGGGCTCGCGGGTCTCGGCGGTGCCGGAGCTGCCGGGGCAGACGCTGGCGCTGGGCATGTGGAAGAACAACATCACCCTGAAACGGGTGGTGACGGCGGCGCTGGCAGACGCGGGCCGTGGGGTAGATGAACGGTCTCGCTAG
- a CDS encoding ABC transporter ATP-binding protein: MSLHFDGVALDYGARPVLRDVTLHAAPGEVVAVVGRSGCGKSTLLSLAAGLLNPTRGAVTRPAGRVGFVFQDARLLPWLTLRENLRLVAPTLSGAQADDWLARVGLRGRGTDRPGQLSLGMAQRAAVARALAVQPELLLLDEPAGALDELTAADLRAELADLLRARPVTTLLVTHHPLEAALLADQVVVLGGRPATVQGTLRVPGARPRDPDDPAVAGTMRDLRALIARADRAAPGGGEAA; the protein is encoded by the coding sequence GTGAGCCTGCACTTCGACGGCGTGGCCCTCGACTACGGCGCGCGGCCCGTGCTGCGCGACGTGACCCTGCACGCCGCGCCCGGCGAGGTCGTGGCGGTCGTGGGCCGCAGCGGCTGCGGCAAGAGCACCCTGCTGAGCCTCGCCGCCGGCCTGCTGAACCCCACGCGCGGCGCGGTCACGCGGCCCGCCGGACGGGTGGGGTTCGTGTTTCAGGACGCCCGGCTGCTGCCCTGGCTGACCCTGCGCGAGAACCTGCGCCTGGTCGCCCCGACCCTGAGCGGCGCGCAGGCCGACGACTGGCTGGCCCGCGTGGGCCTGCGCGGCCGCGGCACCGACCGGCCAGGGCAACTGTCGCTCGGCATGGCGCAGCGCGCCGCCGTCGCCCGCGCGCTGGCCGTGCAGCCCGAACTGCTGCTGCTCGACGAGCCCGCCGGGGCGCTGGACGAACTGACCGCCGCCGACCTGCGCGCCGAACTGGCCGACCTGCTGCGCGCGCGGCCCGTCACGACCCTGCTCGTCACGCACCACCCCCTGGAGGCGGCGCTGCTGGCCGATCAGGTCGTCGTGCTCGGCGGGCGGCCCGCCACGGTGCAGGGCACCCTGCGCGTGCCCGGCGCGCGCCCCCGCGACCCCGACGACCCGGCCGTGGCGGGCACCATGCGCGACCTGCGCGCCCTGATCGCCCGGGCCGACCGCGCCGCGCCCGGCGGGGGAGAGGCCGCGTGA
- a CDS encoding ABC transporter permease, with protein sequence MTRGEVTLTGARYLAGCLYAIWAREVKRSVRESGQLVGAFSRPLLWVIIFGVGLTPYFRTGLRETTFVVPFTYMQYIFPAVVVLNILYPSIQSAVSLIYDRQFGFFREVFASPVPRGVVFAGKLLGGATVATLQGGLVLLLGPYVDVPIPPAILPGVLGTMFLVSLAFTAVGLLIATRLRSFEGFGVFSNALILPLYFLASSVFPLDPSLSVQQQQQVFPPWLVLLVRANPLTYAVDLLRHFIIDYHEHPLGLDLGVLGTLTVVTCALAFRAFRR encoded by the coding sequence GTGACGCGCGGCGAGGTGACCCTGACGGGCGCGCGGTATCTGGCGGGGTGCCTGTACGCGATCTGGGCGCGCGAGGTCAAACGCAGCGTCCGGGAGAGCGGACAGCTGGTGGGGGCGTTCTCGCGGCCGCTGCTGTGGGTGATCATCTTCGGGGTGGGCCTGACGCCGTACTTCCGCACCGGGCTGCGCGAGACGACGTTCGTGGTGCCGTTCACGTACATGCAGTACATCTTCCCGGCGGTGGTGGTCCTGAACATCCTGTACCCCAGCATCCAGTCGGCGGTCAGCCTGATCTACGACCGGCAGTTCGGCTTCTTCCGCGAGGTCTTCGCGTCGCCGGTGCCCAGGGGCGTGGTGTTCGCCGGGAAGCTGCTGGGCGGCGCGACGGTCGCGACGTTGCAGGGCGGGCTGGTGCTGCTGCTGGGCCCGTACGTGGACGTGCCCATTCCGCCCGCGATCCTGCCGGGCGTGCTGGGGACGATGTTCCTGGTGTCGCTGGCGTTCACGGCGGTGGGGCTGCTGATCGCCACGCGCCTGCGTTCCTTCGAGGGGTTCGGGGTGTTCAGCAACGCGCTGATCCTGCCGCTGTACTTCCTGGCGAGCAGCGTGTTCCCGCTCGACCCGAGCCTGAGCGTGCAGCAGCAGCAGCAGGTGTTCCCGCCGTGGCTGGTGCTGCTCGTGCGGGCCAACCCGCTGACATACGCGGTGGATCTGCTGCGGCACTTCATCATCGACTACCACGAGCACCCGCTGGGCCTGGACCTGGGCGTGCTGGGCACGCTGACGGTGGTGACCTGCGCGCTGGCGTTCCGGGCGTTCCGGCGGTGA